Below is a window of Deltaproteobacteria bacterium DNA.
GCAGCTTGGCCACGCATTCCGTGCCATAGGCTTCGTAGGCGCGGAGGATGACCTCCGTGTCTGAATTCGAACGGAAGGCAACGCCGCGCGCTTCCAAGCCCGTGCGTAACCCGCGGTGGTTGTAAATCTCGCCATTGAACACAATGGTCAACCGGCCGTCCGGCGTGGACATCGGCTGATGGCCGGCGGGGCTGAGGTCAATAATCGACAGCCGCGCATGGGCCAGCGCCGCGTGGCTGCCGGGCGCGGTCCACATCCCGCTGTCATCCGGCCCGCGATGACGCAGGGCGCGGAGCATGACGGGCAACGTCTGCTGCGCCGCGCCATCCAAGGGACTGCTTACGAGGATGCCTGCGATACCGCACATACATGTTCAACCGGA
It encodes the following:
- a CDS encoding asparagine synthetase B yields the protein MCGIAGILVSSPLDGAAQQTLPVMLRALRHRGPDDSGMWTAPGSHAALAHARLSIIDLSPAGHQPMSTPDGRLTIVFNGEIYNHRGLRTGLEARGVAFRSNSDTEVILRAYEAYGTECVAKLRGMFAFALWDERERSCLFARDAFGIKPLYLAERDGRLVFASEVRALIASGLVSRELDPVGVHGYFRTGSVPEPRTLLKDVRCLPAGHWARWRAGRLDARRYWTL